A region from the Candidatus Dependentiae bacterium genome encodes:
- a CDS encoding ATP-binding cassette domain-containing protein: protein MNMIAIRNLCKKFGSKQITHNLNLDIVQGEFLTIIGRSGEGKSVLLKQLMGLLKPDSGSIVVGDTEIVGLAGVELAHALKQCGYVFQFAALLDSLSVFENVGIVMLESGIAPHIVRPLAEECILKVGLSLDVLEKYPDELSGGMKKRVGLARTLMGNPRIIFYDEPTTGLDPIATQLIHELMRKTHDEYNATTIVISHDVSIFKYSDSVAMLFEGGIVHKQPAGSIWQSDHPMIRQFIHGLADGPLTKNLKE from the coding sequence TCGTGCAAGGTGAATTTCTCACCATTATTGGACGATCGGGTGAAGGAAAATCTGTGCTGCTCAAACAGCTCATGGGATTGCTCAAACCCGACTCGGGATCGATCGTTGTTGGCGACACCGAAATTGTTGGACTTGCCGGCGTTGAACTTGCGCATGCACTCAAACAATGCGGCTATGTTTTTCAGTTTGCAGCGCTCCTTGATTCGCTTTCTGTGTTTGAAAATGTTGGCATCGTGATGCTCGAGTCTGGCATCGCCCCGCATATCGTGCGACCACTTGCCGAAGAATGTATCCTAAAGGTCGGACTCTCGCTTGATGTACTCGAAAAATATCCCGATGAACTTTCGGGCGGGATGAAAAAACGCGTTGGCCTTGCGCGAACGTTGATGGGAAATCCACGAATTATTTTCTATGATGAGCCAACAACCGGACTTGACCCAATCGCCACACAACTCATTCATGAATTAATGCGCAAAACGCATGACGAGTACAATGCCACAACCATTGTCATCTCGCACGATGTTTCGATTTTTAAATATTCAGATTCTGTGGCTATGTTGTTTGAAGGTGGCATTGTACACAAGCAACCTGCAGGCAGCATCTGGCAAAGCGATCACCCGATGATTCGTCAGTTCATTCACGGACTTGCCGACGGACCATTAACCAAAAACTTAAAAGAATAA
- a CDS encoding nucleotidyltransferase domain-containing protein, giving the protein MIDPQVQQTIISIVHKHLPRCRIFLFGSRARGNHSQGADYDIALNNIEKISDTALVAIRGDINESNIYVFVDVVDINSVSDDFLKIAKKDFVEWTKN; this is encoded by the coding sequence ATGATTGATCCACAAGTACAACAAACAATTATCTCAATTGTTCATAAACATCTTCCAAGATGTCGCATTTTTCTTTTTGGTTCACGCGCTCGAGGAAATCATTCCCAGGGAGCAGACTACGATATTGCACTAAATAATATTGAAAAAATTTCAGACACAGCACTTGTTGCAATTCGTGGCGATATTAATGAAAGTAATATCTATGTTTTTGTTGACGTTGTAGATATTAACAGCGTCTCAGATGATTTTTTAAAAATTGCGAAAAAGGATTTTGTCGAATGGACGAAAAATTAA